A region of the Alphaproteobacteria bacterium genome:
AAATCGCATCTGGATGGGAAAACGAAACAACTCTATCCTCGTACATGGCGTATCCTTCCTTCTTGGAAATCGGCGACCTCAACATCGCCAGGATACGCCGCCTCTACATCACGCCATCACCAAGATTCGGTTATAGCTCGCCGGGCGAACGGGAAATCTCAACCAGAGAGAATTCTTCAGGCTGACTGCGGCCAGACAAATTCCGGGCGAAGCCCTTCGCATACGGGACGCCCGTCATCGGGCGCCGGGGCACCGCTGGCCGGATCATAGAAGGCATGATAGGTCGCCGGCAGGCTATCCGGATCAAAACCCATCAGGTTCGGCACGATCGCTCGGATGCGACCTTGTTTGTCGTCGAGCATGATCGGTGTGCCACAGGTTGCGCAGGTGCATAGTTCCAATGGCCCGTCCGGGTTTTGGTCATTGAACGGCTGACGGTTCAAGCCGTCGGAATTGTCGACGGCCAGGTCGCCGTGATTGAAAAAAACGACATGCGTCGTGTCCTGCCCGGTAACACGCTTACAGACAGAGCAGTGGCAGGTATGGTTGTCGATCGGCTCGTTGTCAGCGTGGCTGTGTATATGATCACACCCGCCAGCATATTTATGCGTCATGTCTCCCTCCTTGCCAATTCTTCGAACGGATCCTCCCTCGAGGATCCTGACAGTACCCGGTCTTGCTCGTTCACACTATACGACGGCCGCTTGCGATGGCGAAATTTTGTGCGCACCGTACCGGTCCCGTTGGCCGACCTCACTTCGTCTCGAGGACCCGGGCATAGGACCGCGCGGCGTTCTCCGGGCTGACCTCGCCGTGGAGCGGGATGTCGCCCGCCAGGGCGAACCAGCCCGGCCGCTGGTCATACCAGACGACCTCGCTCGGCGGGTAGGCGTCGGGATCGTCGAGCGTCGCCGCCGCCACGTAGAGCGTGGGCTCGACCGCCTCGAAGGCCGGGTCGCGGCCATAGGTCAGGGTCGTCCCGCAGCGCTCGCAGAAACCCCGGAGCACGCCTTCGGACGAGGCGTGGACCCGCGGCGCACCGGAGAGGAACCGCACCCGGTCCGGCGGGAACCCGACCCAGACGATATAGGGCGTTCCGGCGGCCCGGGCGCAGTCGCGACAGCAACAGCCGGCAGACCAGATGGCCGCTCCGGATACCGCATAGCGCATGGCGCCGCACTGGCAGCCACCGGAATGTTCGTCGGCTCCCGTCATTCGAATTTCTCCCTCTGTCATCGCCGCGCGCGGTCGGTGCCGCCCATACACACTATCACTGAAAGCACCCGTTTCGGCCCCGCTTGCGGGAATGGCGATCGATTCGATACCGGGACCTTCCGCCGCCATGCGCCATCGGCGCTGGCCGGTTGCGGCGCCCCGCTCGGCGCTAAAGAATGATCGTCACCCGACCGTGGGGGCGCAGCGCATCGTGGTCGAGGATCGCCCGCCGGCGAAGGTAGCGGAGTTCCCCGCCGTCGCGTTTGAGGACATGGTGGTAGGCGCCGACGAAGGTATCGACGAGACCCTTGCGCGCCTGGGTGACGAGAAAATTCGCCTTGACCTCGATCAGGCCGTCGCCGGTCGCCGCGGCCTGGACGTTGGAGACGAAGTGCCGGGTCTTCGACTGCGGGCTCTCGGAATAGGCGTGGACGCTCTTCAGCCGGGTGACCCGTCCGCTCAGGATCTGCAGATCGTCGGCGACGATGAACAAATCCTCGCCGCTGCGGGCGGCGGCGACGTCGGTGGCCACCGGCCGGCGGCACAATCGCTTTGACGGCGGCCCGGATGCCGTCCACCATATCGTCAAGCCGTTCGGTTTCCGCGAGCTACTGGCTCGCCTGCGCTATGGTCCGTCGGCGCGGGTGGAAATCGCCATCGATTGTTCCCATATCCCTGACGGCGGCGGCCGGAGCGATCCGGCGGCGCCTTTTGTTTGGCTTAGGTTCGAGTTGTCCCATGGAATTGCGCAACATCGCGATCATCGCCCATGTCGATCATGGCAAGACGACGC
Encoded here:
- a CDS encoding GFA family protein codes for the protein MTGADEHSGGCQCGAMRYAVSGAAIWSAGCCCRDCARAAGTPYIVWVGFPPDRVRFLSGAPRVHASSEGVLRGFCERCGTTLTYGRDPAFEAVEPTLYVAAATLDDPDAYPPSEVVWYDQRPGWFALAGDIPLHGEVSPENAARSYARVLETK
- a CDS encoding aromatic-ring-hydroxylating dioxygenase subunit beta, with amino-acid sequence MTIWWTASGPPSKRLCRRPVATDVAAARSGEDLFIVADDLQILSGRVTRLKSVHAYSESPQSKTRHFVSNVQAAATGDGLIEVKANFLVTQARKGLVDTFVGAYHHVLKRDGGELRYLRRRAILDHDALRPHGRVTIIL